One Terriglobales bacterium DNA window includes the following coding sequences:
- a CDS encoding sigma-54 dependent transcriptional regulator has translation MTARTAATSAAEGPTVNQSVVIFTTDTLVPPEAEQYLAPHFETMCLDSWDGTAVALERLAPNALLLDIDTVGESTNDGLRAVQQARELLPDIVLFALTRSGSRHLRLKAEQAGADEYFVAPLDFRELRIVLRRALDKRTDELENRRVQEEIASKQTFCELIGGSEEMLRVYEAIERVAASNTTVLIRGESGTGKELVARAIVTCSPRAEKPFISINCSALPDTLIETELFGHEKGAYTDAREARAGHIELAHSGTLFLDEIATLGLPLQSKLLRVLEDRTVTRIGGKTAKKIDFRLIAATNEDLEEMVQAGRFREDLYYRINVVPIGLPPLRERPDDIPILIDHFLRRYCAANNVPLKHIDPEVLEVLEQDQWPGNVRELENLIQRLVLMADGPSIKMRHLPQRILYNSAASQESILIPEGGIHFDEEMERIEAAYVRAALRRTGGKKTAAAELLRINPQKMKYLCRKHNLTKV, from the coding sequence ATGACTGCCCGGACCGCGGCCACCTCCGCTGCCGAAGGACCCACTGTCAACCAGTCGGTTGTCATCTTCACGACCGACACCCTGGTGCCTCCCGAGGCGGAGCAATATCTGGCCCCGCATTTTGAGACCATGTGCCTGGATTCGTGGGATGGGACAGCGGTGGCTTTGGAGCGCCTGGCGCCGAATGCGCTACTCCTCGACATCGACACCGTAGGCGAGAGCACGAACGATGGATTGCGGGCCGTGCAACAGGCCCGCGAGTTGCTGCCGGACATCGTGCTCTTTGCACTCACCCGCTCGGGCAGCCGTCACCTGCGGCTCAAGGCCGAGCAAGCGGGCGCCGACGAGTACTTCGTCGCTCCCCTGGATTTCCGCGAGCTGCGCATCGTCCTGCGCCGCGCCCTCGACAAACGCACCGACGAGCTGGAGAACCGGCGGGTGCAGGAGGAGATCGCCTCCAAGCAGACGTTCTGCGAGCTGATCGGAGGCAGCGAGGAGATGTTGCGGGTGTACGAAGCCATCGAGCGGGTGGCCGCCAGCAACACCACCGTCCTGATCCGCGGTGAGAGCGGGACCGGCAAGGAACTGGTGGCCCGCGCCATCGTGACCTGCAGCCCCAGGGCGGAGAAACCTTTCATCAGCATCAACTGTTCCGCCCTGCCCGACACGCTGATCGAGACCGAGCTGTTCGGGCATGAGAAGGGCGCTTACACCGACGCCCGGGAGGCCCGCGCCGGACATATCGAGCTGGCCCACAGCGGCACCCTCTTTCTCGACGAGATCGCCACCCTGGGCCTTCCCCTGCAGTCCAAGCTGCTGCGGGTGCTGGAGGACCGCACGGTCACTCGCATCGGCGGCAAGACGGCCAAGAAGATCGATTTCCGCCTCATCGCCGCCACCAACGAAGACCTGGAGGAGATGGTGCAGGCGGGCCGTTTCCGCGAGGACCTCTATTACCGCATCAACGTCGTCCCCATCGGCCTGCCGCCCTTACGGGAGCGCCCCGACGACATTCCCATCCTGATCGACCACTTCCTTCGGCGCTATTGCGCCGCCAACAATGTGCCACTCAAGCACATCGACCCGGAGGTGCTGGAAGTCCTCGAGCAGGACCAGTGGCCCGGCAACGTGCGCGAGCTGGAGAACCTGATCCAGCGGCTGGTGCTGATGGCCGATGGGCCCAGCATCAAGATGCGCCACCTGCCGCAGCGCATCCTTTACAACTCCGCCGCCAGCCAGGAATCCATCCTCATCCCCGAAGGCGGGATCCATTTCGACGAAGAAATGGAGCGCATTGAGGCTGCATACGTACGGGCCGCGCTGCGCCGCACTGGCGGCAAGAAGACCGCCGCCGCCGAGCTGTTGCGCATCAATCCCCAGAAAATGAAATACCTCTGCCGCAAGCACAACCTCACTAAGGTTTAA